A region of the Gouania willdenowi chromosome 1, fGouWil2.1, whole genome shotgun sequence genome:
tttctttaaaataattcCAGGATTTTTCTCTTCCCACCCACTCAAGTTCAAATGAGTTTCACACCCAGCTCAAGTTCCCCTAATGTAAATACAATCACCCACAGCTTGATGAATTCTGCGTCACTTTCCTAGTGAGAACAAGCCAAAATGTTTCCCTTCACGTTCAAAAGTATACAGATttaatagtttaaagttaaacaACTCTGTCTTTCTTAGTGTGTGCAAAAACAGAGATGAGATCCATGGATAGTGAAAAGTCTTTTACCTCTTTTTAAGGGTTATTCCCACCAAAGACAGTATCTGGTATGATTGTGTAAACAGGTACTGTGTAAACAGGTACTGTGTAAACACATTGAGTAAACAGACAGAAGCTTATAGTTGCGTTAGTTGGttggttatttaaaaaataaaaaaaaatcatgttcatTAAGCAGGTTCTCCAAACTTTgctgttattcatttttcagaaaCCAACAATTGTGCAAAAAGCCTTTTGGTTGAATACTTATCAGAACAATTAGCCTATCTGAATACTAATAATTAAATATTCTTTACATTATTACCAACCTTCATCATGAGATCCATCCAAACTTATAGGGAACACTACAGTGCACATCTTGGACGTGGACATAAATTATTCTAAGACACAagggattttcaatatttgcgagtggtgaaatagccccaaagttggggttcaaaataaaaatgaagatgtTGCATGAAGAAAAATTGTTGTCTtgcattcccacatgcagttatgggtcaaagaaaatagttaaaaaaaaagtgtcacccaagaaccaatgcatatatgtgactaatcattagtgatgtgaacagtctatgttcatggctcaaagctgataaaataacagggagctgagacatatgttaagttgtttactgaagacccaaacatgttccagacccaaacctcgacaaacttttttccaattttgagggtcTGGCATGTCCATCAGACACAATGTATAGCagattgtttttgtatattctgagagaataggtggagctgtattactataccaaatcttagtttcctatgtgatgtatattggaagctgaaaaaaaGACGCATGGGAATCGACACATacaccccctcactaaattgtccatatctatGACAAGTATTCATCCAagcaaactaaacatttacagttgaATAATCAcgaaaaaattgttaaaaatttcagaattttttgagaccttttgttgaaatgacgtggAATGACACTGTAGTTTGGTTCCAGTCGTTCCAAGTTAGAAATTATaacagaaatgaaaagaaacacaagcaaaggatacatactgtacatgaatacaaacaaacataaagACAAAGACAATGGTTATATTAACACAAGAATAAGAAAAAGGATTAAAATACGtggttaaataaattattaaatagtGTGCAAATACACATGatgatataaaacaaatatacaagtATTTGTGAGCTACTCCAGTGACTGAATAACCCAAAGGGCTACCAGAAAATAAGGGAACATTAActtaaaatggtggaaaatatcAGTTTCAACATAACTTAATTTATGCAACTgattcattttcaaatgaccGCTTATGAAACATTTCATAGGAAgtcatcatgttcctatttttcaAGCCACAAGCTATTTTTAACTAATGGAAACATGTTTTCACAATTCAACAATCATTTCAGATTTTATAAAAccccacttttattttttaaatttgaaaaacatcATAATCTGCTGCGTCTTTAACAAAAACCTATCTGCAatacttgaacacatttgtcataaagtttcagtaaaaatgaacatttaaagatgattaacttaatataaaaaaaacatatcaggTTCAGCAGCATTGGCCCTGACTATATAacctgtatttatctttgtgagcgTGAAGCCTGGTAAGTGAATCAGATTTTAGACGTGAGGGCACCTGAGGGCACCCCACCCTTCCATGCGGGCACCAGGGCACCGTGTTGATGACTACTGTCTTAGTGCAATGGGAGATTtctaaagaagtgtttttttttgctcacaGAGCGAGCGACCAGTGGAGCTCTGCAGGTGGAGGACTGGGGGCTCATCATGGAGATCTGTGACATCATTAATGAAACAGATGAGGGGTAGGGatggattctttttttttgtgttgtcatactctcagaaattgtttttttaaaaaaaacatttcatccTAAAGTTGTGTTATTAAAAATCCTAAATATCAGCTGTGATCCCTAAGGTTAGGATGATCCTTCCAGGTGTGACACCCTCTCATAATTTAGTCTATTGTTTTTACAAGGTATAATAAAATCTCTTCAACATCAGTTAAACTCAATCAAGTTCAGATCTTTCCTGATTTTTACTAAACATAATAAATGCTGGACaacttttccatatttattttgttgggaTTAACATGCATGTACATGAAATATTGTGAGGCTGTACATGTTTTTGACGTGTGTGtgctttaatttgtttataCTGTGTAATCCATTCATGATTatgggtgagtattggcaaagatgttgcaatacgatgcatatcacgatacttgggtcacgatgcGATTTTATTGCGATGTCAtcacgatattctacccagttaatatcaaaattaaaggtagagatgaaaaatcaagttgctgtacatgttcatcagaagataatgatcattcagaggacaaattgagtcaaaactgttTGCTTCAAAAcgtcctatttattatttattattagtgttttcgcacattttcactgaaaaaaaagaaaatgcagttttaCACACGCATCAAGTATCCATTGCAACACTTTGAAAGCattgtaccgtatttttcggactatatggcgcacttaaaatcctttattttctcaaatatcgacagtgcgccttatgtatgaaattaatgtgttaaaatgttttagtacaactttagtaaactatgaagctgcaccgcttgatggatttttggcgcttcagggctaccgtagtcaggtgcctcgtggagtgatatgtacctgtactgtgcttcaacatactgaactgaaaaagtgagtgtaatgttctatattttgtgttataataataataataataataacaaaccagtgcaccttatgtatgaaaatagaaccggtcagacccattcattgattgtgtgccttataatccggtgcgccttatagtctgaaaaatatggtaatcactgaaatattgcacaaatacacaaaaatattgattaaatccccccccccccaaaaaaaatagatttaaaaaaattaaaaatcgatttaaaatcggcacttaaaaaaatgtgaaatcgATGTTTTTTCACAGCCCTATTCATAATATGGACTTTAAGCAGAAGGCTCAGTGTGAGCATAAAACCTGCTGTGTTTGTGTCGTTAGTAAGATTAGTCCCTGTTTCACGTAGGGATCGACATTTCTTCCTCTTTTTAGACCTCTTTACGCCCTGTTATATTTGGACAGAAGGATTCTTGTATAGACTAGAGAGGATTGACGTTATGATCAACTTTATTATCAGGAAAACTCATATTTTGTTACAGTAAGTTTGATGAATGCTTGTTCTCTTTTCTGTCGACtctaatgttcttattgattttaagctgttgaatgttttatcatgtaaagcacattgagttgccttgtgtataaaatgcgctatacaaatacatttgccttgcctttaaccaaacaaacactttctaatgctttgtgggttttttttgccTTCAGGCCTAAAGATGCCGTCAAAGCTATTAAGAGGAGAATAGTTGGAAATAAGAACTTCAGAGAGATCATGTTGGCTCTCACTGTGAGTAATGATCTGACTTCATGTTTACAGTTGCTGGAGATAGACATAGTGTTGGCTTCatggaataaataaatccaagatcaattgaaaaaaaaagatgtaaaagattGAAGATGcagctcgaaagtttgttttcatctccactgtaaacactgctTATTGACGCGGTTGGTAAAGTTTCAtctattgcattgtgggatgtggagtcctgtataTTAGTGGCTTTTGAAGAGTGAAAAAAATTCAGCCCCGGCCCCAAGCTGGccaaaatgtatattaaatggctcaaaatgtagcctttaatgcagtggttcccaaactttttcgggtcgtgacccaattttaaattcacaaatttctggcaaccccagagTTTGTTATAGTGTGTTACGAATACAGATTAGaacaaatcacagtaagaatgaagtaaaaacacttctatgcatccgtctacaggactccacatcccacaatgcattgcgcaAAACTTTCTTATCGAAAATGtcagagtgtttacagtggaaaaacaaactttcaagcagcaatttcaacctgttacatcatttatttattttttcaagcaaatgaccttcaatttattgatctatgaggtttATTCTATGTTTTTATCTGAAAACTGGATAAGGACAAGGATAAATAGTTGATAGTTGTGTCTGTCACATAAAACATGGACGAAcaaacatttgtgtttgtttatttgcaaCGGGAAGAAAAAGTCAATTTTGtttcaacttgtttttttttttttgttttttttgaaatgccatTTTCTTTCCTTTAGGTTCTCGAGACCTGCGTGAAGAACTGTGGTCATAGGTTTCATGTTTTGGTGGCGTCGCAGGAGTTTGTTGAAAGCGTTTTGGTTCGATGTATTCTGCCTAAATTTAATCCTCCCACTGCCCTCCACGACCGGATCCTCAGCCTCATACAGGTAGGGTGACGGGACGTAAAGGGCTCTACAAAATGGCGTCTTCAATAAATCATTGAAATACTTGTCTTCTGATTACAATCTTAGTTCAAATAAATGCTGTTTTTATGGGGTGGCAGTTGCCATCTTTCTTAAATaaaaccccccaaaataaaacgTTTAAAAATGAACTGATGATATTTTCCAACAACTTTTGAATGAGCAATCTTTTGATTACCATAAAACTACCAGTGAAATATTTAGACacacctttttatttaatttaaatgagaAGGTGTGGCCAAATGTGTATGTTTGCACTTTCAGGGaattagtttgtgtgttttggcagCATAAATATTACAGAAACATCAGTAATGAAAAGCAGTACAACCAATTACTGTATATTTACAGTGACAATAAGGAACAAAAGAGATAATTATCATCGTATTTTACAGGTTGAACTTTAGATATTTAATACAACTTCCTTCAGATAGTTACACATCACTCTTGGAAATAATGGCTCTGACATGTAAATGTGTAATCCTGTTAGAAGGaatgaaaacatttagcaaagtGAGTGTTTTGAGAGTCGGACAAATGGGATAATTTTTGTTCTGTGAGCTGTGGTCgagtataataataaaacttcttccatttccttaacatgtttatttctctctctctcgtccCTAGTCATGGGCGGATGCATTTCGTAGCTTCCCCTCTTTGACGGGGGTGGTGTACGTATACGATGACCTGAGGAGACGAGGTCTGGAGTTCCCCATGACTGACCTGGATGCTCTGTCTCCCATCCACACCCCAAACCGGGTGAGAGACAGGAAGTGGCACACcgaggctgtgttgtaaatgtcatactaacgtactactcatactaagtcaaaattagtatgtagtgtatTCACtaattagatagtatgaaaggATTGAGTATGCGAGGAATACCCGTATGCACGGTGGGAACACtggtcatactcaaccgccccagtCCCATGAACGTAAagtcgtcctgggaccggcttcaagctaaaaatctaaCATCccgtttttcaaaacaaaagcatctctttgtgtcttccattagttattttaacacttttgtaaatagggctcttattttgaagtcaaccagaagttttgtcagattctcagaaaatctccaaaatgtcagcatgaaatgtgtttccgtaagatttatggatcaaattaccacatgttgatattctacttgatcactttctcacttaaaatgttttcagaactttcaaaggtggagaatcaacagagatatttagcctcagtgtgaacaaggtttttgtcgttgtaggttccaaatgcatcttgggaaacttggaagtatacttgaGTGGGAACAGTCACCATCCTAATCCTACTTattgtatatagtagacagtatatactcattgagtttgaaACACAGCCCTAGTCAaagtcatgttgttgttgttttcatctCACCTCTCTGATGCCTCCTGCAGAGCATACCTGAGAACGAGGCTCCAGAGACCACGGCGATCCCAGCATCCACACAACACTCACAACCACCAACTCCCTCCAGTGCTCCCACTCTGAATAACTCGGCTCCAGTTCAGCCCAGTGGGAGGGCAGTGCCACTTTCTGCAGAGCAGGTACAATGAACTTTATAAGACAAAGAGTGAGAGACtacagaaaagaaagagaacaaagttaataataacaattagcTTTTAAATGCAGCAGGAATGTatctaaaattaattaaaaaaaatttcacagATATAAGTGCTAATATATAATTTCACAAATTAAATCTAGATCggtgattttctatttttcacagcttcatttttataaaaacaaactgaaaaatgACAATGTTATGATTAAGCTCATGTCTGGATGAAGAAAAATttaccttttctttaatttttaacttttgacAGCTTTTCTTCTCAATATgttattggtttattttattcagacaactttttttgatctcctgacatgtttcgactgtcaactgccagtcttcctcagaagcGCCTGGTGaccgctttgatgtgtccttgagaGTTTGATCtctcaggagatcaaagtaaatttctataaaaaaagaagttgaaTAGAAGAAAACCTGAACATATTATTGATaaagaaagacaaaatgaacttgctgaaattggtgtttcttcttctccagGAGCAGAAGCTCCGCAGTGAGCTGGCTCTGGTGAAGGGAAATTTAACCGTGATGTCTGAATTACTGACTGAACTTAAACCTGGACAGAGTCAGCCTGACGACACAGAGCTGctacaggtgtgtgtgtatttattttaataggtatttataatatgtttatttttcctgCGTGTTTTCAGTTATTTGACCCTCGTACttctcataataatgacaagTGAGGTGCTTGTTTGCTGAGGGAAACAAGGTTTGAACACATTAGAGTGGAAGTGGCCAAGTCTGGCCCTGGAGAGctgctgtcctgcatgttttagatacTCCGGTGGTTATTCACAGTGGATTATAAAGCGTAGCAGGACAGGGGCTCTCGAGCACTGGACTTGAACATCCCTGCATTAGTGCATGTGTGCAACTTTAAGAAATAAGTTGCACGAAATGAATAGAAGATCATATGCTCgagaagaaaaatgtaaaaggttaaaattgccacttgaaagtttgtttttatcttcacCTTAAACACTGTCCTAATgactttgcattgtgggatgtggagtcccgtagacggatgcatagaagtgtttttacttttactttcttaaaactgtttgttttaaagaagatggacgctccaaacctccttataacactccgtattcatttgttgtttcatgtctaatgtggcagtaatacatttaaagtataatgctaagaaaggTCTCTGTCTGCTCTTCTGTTACACGTACTGCGCCGTGTTTTATGTTTTACGCTCTTGCGGAGAAAGTGTTTCCATGACGCTTttctgacacatttcaatatcgaaacgtctgaaattcctcctcatgaaagcgttaaaactttttagcgatatgtCAGAAATTCACGTGTTCCCATCACCAGTTTTtcttgcgctatttagattttgtgcatttccaagggtaatggaaacacagccagtgtttggttaggtgaagctaacggaAAGATATCGCGAATATATGTATTAACATGGCCACTTGTGCTTTTGCAGAGACCTTCTCAGAGGTTTCTGGGACATGTAGGAAAAGGTTAATTGACCTAAATCTTAATGAATACATTGATTCTTTTTGACATAGTTTTAACATTGTTTTACGTTCTCTTCCTGTGTTGGAGCAGCAGCTGTTCTCAGTGTGTAAAAACATGCAGAGTCGAGTGGTGGAGCTCATCCCTCAGCTGGTGGACGAAGGTTTCACTGAAGAACTGCTGATGGTCAACGACGACCTCAACAACGCCTTCATCCGCTATGAGAGGTGAACCCCAGCTTTCCTCTGTTTCTCTGTAATGAGCAGCGAGTATATATCACTAAACATTGACTCTGCTTTAGGTTTGAGAGGCTAAACAAAGCCCAAATCCCAGACACACAGCAGGTAAGAACACATCCTGTTGTTGGTGAATAATGAAGAAGTTCCTCCTTAGAAAACACAAGCTGCTTTGTGTCCTCACATTCTCAGAGCAACTCCACAAAACCACGTGACACTGATGTCGACCCCGAGCCTTCAGACGTTACACAGCCTGCAGTGATCACAGCAACCAGCCAATCAACAGGCAGCACCCAGGATAACCAACAGAAACCAGCCAATCCCAGTAAGCGGACGTGTGGCACTGCTTCTGCTAAACTGATGCAAACTTCATCCTCAAGCCATTAAAATGTTGATGTTTTAAATCCTTCAAATCTTCAGCAAACAATCCCTAAAATCTCAATCTTTGTTtgtgcagaagaagaagaagattttGACATGTTCGCCCAAACCAGAGGAAGCTCACTGGCTGATCAGAGGAAAAGGTTAGAGGTGATAACTGTTGACTGTCATCAATGGAAATCCAGTTTTAATCCTTCTTTTATTCAAGACACAATAGCTTCTCTgttgaactttttttaaaaaaaggcagagaatgTGACTTAAatgtcctatatcatgcaaatcaatttttttttttagcttttaaccttgttccaatgttaattccttatcaaaaccACCCCCCAatgtattattgggcttccttcctgcatctctgagaaaccCTCAATAATCCTAGtgataaaacaaacatgatcaaaaattaattctaaaaaaaatggggtcatgatccattaaaggttgggaaccacagcTCTAacaatatagtaaataaatggtcatattttcacctacatttgtttgcttgtttgtctgttagcagaattACATTATCGGTACTActaaccaaagataaaccttacacaatggaagattccattacattttgaaaagagatccagatcaatatactgattctgaatcagttttaaaaataaaaacaatctctgtctctcatcattggtcACATTTTGGTTTGTAATCAACTGATCTTCATGGAATTTGACTAAGTTATGACAATCTGGTTCCTCAGTTACCCCAATGAGTTTCATCCCGATCAGATCCcaattgtgcatttcattgggATTTTTCTAAATCATGAGGATATCCATActtttggacctactgtatgattattaatggtggatatacatttcttccaagcctttaaagtgtgaataatcatggtaccatgatcaggatcagtgatccagataactgccaatatctgttTTAAAAAGTGCTTCATACTGTACATCTTTGATTTCTAAGTGTATGATACCCTTGCTAAAATTCTGGCCATTGgtcaaatatgtttattttagtttgagCAGTTTTACAACATTTACATTACTCAGTTATAGAAGCTCAAAAAAGGAGTAGGCTGAAGGTAGAAAGCTTACAGTATATACGCCTACCCCGTAATCACTgtaataaacatttacatttcccGGTGATATAGCACAATACGGTCTGTATCCAGGAGAAGAAATCAGAACAGCATATTCAATTCCAGATTATCTGATGACTGAAGCTGTAGAAGTgtcagtaaattaaaaaattctcCCTACCCGTGTTGTGTCAACAAACAAATAGGTGGCAGTAGTGCAGGTATGGCTGTAAAAGATTATTGAAaggtttattaatatttgtgcCACCAGTGTCAGGTATGAAGACCCAGGAGCCGTGGAGGGCCTCGCTGGAGCTCTAGACACGAGGTTGCAGGTCACAGCAGGGGTttgtacacaaaaatacacacccATTGTCACGTAAATAGAACATCAGGGTGTATTTATTGAGTTTTTCTACGTTTTTCTCAGGCGCTCCCAGCAAATAACCTGCCCAAAGAGATTGACAGATGGTTGTCATGTGACGTGGTGAGGCATAACGATACACATTGTTATATAATTTCACACGTTGTGATTTtatggtatttatttatgtttttctctcttaacaaaaaaaaaagccagaggATCAGTCGTCGGTTTGCGAGGGCATATCCAGTGAAGGTCTGATATTATTTTTCCTCCTCATAAATGCCTGTTTTCTGTTCTCAGTTAAGAATCAGTCACAAAAACTCTTCCTCTTTTACAGATTTTGACAAGTTCCTTGAAGATCGAGCGAAAGCGTCGGACCACGGCAGTCATG
Encoded here:
- the LOC114467613 gene encoding target of Myb protein 1, whose amino-acid sequence is MFTLGETMEYLIGNTFSTPVGQRIERATSGALQVEDWGLIMEICDIINETDEGPKDAVKAIKRRIVGNKNFREIMLALTVLETCVKNCGHRFHVLVASQEFVESVLVRCILPKFNPPTALHDRILSLIQSWADAFRSFPSLTGVVYVYDDLRRRGLEFPMTDLDALSPIHTPNRSIPENEAPETTAIPASTQHSQPPTPSSAPTLNNSAPVQPSGRAVPLSAEQEQKLRSELALVKGNLTVMSELLTELKPGQSQPDDTELLQQLFSVCKNMQSRVVELIPQLVDEGFTEELLMVNDDLNNAFIRYERFERLNKAQIPDTQQSNSTKPRDTDVDPEPSDVTQPAVITATSQSTGSTQDNQQKPANPKEEEDFDMFAQTRGSSLADQRKSVRYEDPGAVEGLAGALDTRLQVTAGALPANNLPKEIDRWLSCDVPEDQSSVCEGISSEDFDKFLEDRAKASDHGSHVVGNTPSSTVRAPPQSSCQPDTSHDQLFSL